The region ggatgataaaaggattcattaattatattttgtgtttgacaagaccttcggacttgtgcctacgtatcaacataaaaatgagggatcaaaacctcgtagttcgtggtatcaatttcaaagtgagttaattgctttttaacaaaaatgtAAATTTAAAAGAGGCCCAAAAGCCCAAAAGAGTTTGAgtgagtgttagttctttttgtcttttgaaattttaagtcaatatggttaagttcatttacaagtttgattaagaaaagagtgtaaaaatgtaatggcataaggctaaggtttctaatttgcaataaagagtctaagttagaaatcacaaacaaagaagattttgaaaagggggagagatttgaaatttaagaagtgggaggagatgaagagactaatcttaagcataaaatttaaaagttaagagttgaaaagatctgaccaatgggatgcaatccaatagacaagaatgtcatatagaaactcacttttcctttggactttaaaatcaagcaatatcaataaacaagtagcaagatgaagagcaaggtatcaaataaagatagccacatccaagctagcaacttcacagtcttctttttaatcttcccatgtatcagatgacatactccttaaatgactcagaataaggcattagatCCAGGTTCAAAGTAACctttgcatcaagaccatgtagcaaatgaactcaagtggatctcaatatttgcatcagatgaaagctcaattcacaataacttggttCCAGAGATGTTagtattggccaagtccttttgcatagggaatgttgcctaattaTAAGTCCAAggctcatatcaaatccaacagtccacacaaacattttttagggtttttttgttgtttattaggtattttaaggtcctaagaccacaaacacaaacaagatacacaaacaagtataaacaatcacaatatatggctcaagtgagcaaagtgaaaatggcataaacataagCAAGTTAGATGCTAtgtaaaatggaaaatgaaatggtaaaggacttgaatttaaattgaataaagtaaatgacttgaaattaaaagcaataataataaaagttagtcaaattgttagttgattagatgttagtgaagttttgcttttcaattgtttaagtcgttctttggagaacactcaaccctctattcacaagcatggatccttgaaccaagacatcttccaaaggaaggaaaaattccaagtttccatacaataccatgaaaggggggagacttacaatctcactactagaatgatatgccttttgggtcaaaatttagtgctatgttaagcaatcgtaattggacttatgtagaagtcacaactatctgagaccgcgcaatagaaattttggtgttaatgcatgttagagatatggtataatgaaccatactcctaaaatataccacacacaaaaagaaaacgatcaaaggatggacctaatctcatccatacttgtattagttcatctaacatgaagttactgatgaactaattagccttaggatatCGAGACTTCATTGGTTAATGATAGgaatgagattgaagatgaagagggaggggaaatgatataaacacaaattggtcatgagagggcttttaccaaattaaattcattcattcattttgagagatgaaatgtacatttcatcaatcccctaaatccaatgattttaatccaacaaaagtcaaatcaaccttgaccaaggcccaaacacatagtcaaacttcacatgttagtaaaaatggctcaacatgatttctacacaattaatcaattaaaaatcaaattaaaatgcatttaaattaaattatgtttgatcaaaaacctaaaatctcttcaaaacaccaaataaatggccaagagatttatcataggtaaAATAAGGtaaaggaccttggacaaaaaatttcacaatttttaaaaagtcagaagtatttttaaacaattaaaaatatgcacacaaaaaattattcatgaaaaatatcaaaattaatccaaaaaataatttaaattcataaaatgaaagaggaaaatatttaattttttttggtgaaagtcccatattttttggattaaaaatgaaattaatatgaattaattaaaaataagcaattaaatgaaatattcagaaattcaaaaaaaggagagccgtctgatctccctcattaattgaggtggcaaatcatATGGATGGAAACGCACGTTCCACATGCGCTTCAGTCAACTAtcccacacacgtggtaatcaaaagcaacgcaCAAGATTAAAAGATAGAGAGAAGATCTGATGGATATGAGCATGTCAccacatcaccggagctagggctccgattttcttttccggtggacctcaccggactggtccaccatcaaccatcaccaaaatgaaaaaataagacatggatttaaagaaaaaatgctcaagagctcgaatctggcctcaattttgtccaattccaagtatataaaaagatacggggatttaaattttgaggatcatgaaaTGAGTcgcttcgatttgacctcaaagcaactcaatcttattgcctacattggtaggacttcagacaaccaaaaatcaacaagaatggtggagaattaagggagaatcgaagagatgaaaattctgaaaaatcaccttcaatggagcttcagattggcacgatcttgctttcaattatgcttggccttgcttcagatgcttgatggaagtgaaatggatcaaggagagggatggactcttggagtttcaatctcaaaacagatggagaattgaaactcgatttttaaagaaaatccccaagtttatccttcaatggtgagggtttatggttgcaggttcaaagcttgggcatgaggtccttaattaTGAGCAAcaagggtcttatttataggtCATGAGATTGGttttcacacacttccaattttggcaaaatttgaaattctcccttgcatggatgcatgggcgtgcacTAGACCCATGAGATGATGTATTCTGATCCATAATCCAATGTTcatcatgctgaaatcatgttagaagtccatgcaaatgtgtatgaaaaatggaagttgaaattatccaaatggttctttaacttacacccattcgcaagtccctcatactttggccaaatgagatgttttgaactttttggaaaggtgagaccaagaagaataactttcatgttgaacactttttcatttgaagcttggatcatgacgaattttgaggtggaagtttgaaaatcaaacatatttgaaaatttctgagtcccaagtcaaatgttcacttcttccaccttaaataactttttctatggacttcaaatgagaaacgttccttcatcaaagttgtagatatttaaaacctattcaatttggtcataaatttgtcctcgtttggatttggcatgaaagagttatgcattttagaagttgaggaaaatcacttgttgaatggtattggcccaaaatgacctataatgtttcctcttggcacatgtatttgcaagttgaatttgcacttacTCCAAACATGAACATTGAAGTAGACATTgtgaatttgatcatggaatttgaatggatttcatatcataaaaattgatcaagttatggtcttgggaagttgacctccaaactaaGGTTCagaaaaaatgacctataatctttcaccataaaaattgaccttacaagcaaaactagctcttgacttcaacattaaagttgtttataatgtcatttagagtaactttgcgcttggaatcattttcatatgacagaaattgtaggagatggggtctagggaaccccagttttgactagttgactttctctggtcaaccaccatgaaccaacttgctagcttgacattttcttgacttttgggactcatggaggataatatatgcataagataatgtAATGTAAGTATTCCTtaaaatatttgaccaattgttgaagaaacttgttgaagaagtcacacaagatacctagatgaattaaggtttccaaggcaaaccaactccagactcttgatgatttcttgatcaaaataacatgtgaagaacatggggatccatatatgatacttagagccaatgtgaaccatttcttgattgagctccttgtattaagggtctcaaaccctagatataagctttatagagcataggtgagcacacacactacctacaaaagcaacaaactatgCATTGACATATTgttggtattttggttaataaataaagaaaaatgaattatgatacaataaaatgtgcttgatgatatctcctaatgcaaacctaatgaatgagggataaagaggatgccaagttgtgatctcaatgctaatgcatatgatgagatagcatgaggggtcttagggtcaaaattggggtcttacaacatgGAAAGAAATTACATATGAAATGATATAAATAGTCAAATGATTACGAACACTCCAAATTGTCAAAATCGCCGCATGTTATATCGTAAGAAGACGTTCACACAAAACCTTTAATACCCTTTAAAATACTAAAATTTGAGTGCGGAATAGCCACAACTATGGTGACCCACCTAAAAACTCTAAACCAAAAAGCAGACACATTACCACACAAGACAAATAAATGAGCAATCAACCtaatggggggggggggggggggggggggggggggaggagGGGGGGGTGAGCATAGAAAACACATATTCTTGAAGGATTTTATAAAATCATACGCCTAAAATTTCTCCCTTTGGAcgatttttttttcaaaaacttCTAAAAGAAGGTCGTCACTTTGAAGCATTCCAATCATGTTAACCATTGGCCAAAATCTGAATCATCCAACTAACATTCAATTACCCCAACCAAGGCCATGGAGACAACCTTATAAGCATACCTCACAAAAAAATCACCCTTCATTCCGCCTTATATACCCAAGCATCGTTCTTATTCGGACTAATCAAATCCACCAAAGAGAGCTCCATATTAACAAGCTACTTTTCCTTATAAACCAAAAACCTAAGCCACCATTTAAAGTCCCAAACCCAAGACCCTAACCACTCAACCAACTGTGACTTCTTCTCAGAGATAAGAAACAACCtcataaaaaacaaaaataaaggaGACTCATCCTTGCACACAACCTTCCAAAAGTGAGTAATGAGTTTGTTCCCCACCACCTAATAAATACCCTTCAATAAACCAATTTGACCCCTCTTCAATCTTAGACCCGAGTAAATAGACATATCTCCACCAAAGGGTGGTCCCCCTAAGGCTCACAGGTCACCCACCCAACAAAGAAGTCTTGAAAGAGCCATAAATGGGAGAAAGAGGATCGTTATAAATAGCAGGATCTTCCTTGAGGATCCTACAACACCACTTACTAAGGAGGAAAAGGTTAACCTATCGTAGATCCTTAACCTTTATAGCACCCAACATCTTTGTATTGCACACATCCTCCCACCTAACTTAAGCCAAATTAGAAAGTTCTCTTCCAATTCAAGAAAATACCTCTCCCTATTAATTCCATAAATGCAACTTTTAAAGAAGTTCACCCTTAACCCTGAAGTCAGCTTAAAACTTTTGAAGGACGATTTTGATTGTCCTAAGAGTTTCTATTGTTTCCTCTCCCAAGATAACAATGTCAATGTCATATTAGATATGCGACATGACCAATCCTCTGACCCTACTTTGAAAATCGTGAAAACCCGTAGTGAAAACACACTTCTAAAAGTGACACTAAGACCTTCCACTACTAGGGTGAAGAGAAACATCGCCAAGGGCCATCTTGCTTGACTCTATGTTGGACATTGATTGCCTCTATCAGACCCCCATTAAGTAGGACTGAGAGACTAGCCAAGAATATGATGAATTTGATCCAAGCTCTTCACCAACCATCGAACCCAAATATCTTCAACGTGTAATCTAGGATGTTCCAACTCATTGAGTCATAAGCTTTCTCAAAATCTACTTCAAAAATAAGACAACGACACTTTGATCAATTGGCTAAATTAATAACCTCATTCAGAGCAACAACCTTATACACTAGTTGTCTACCCTTAAGGAAGGATGGTTGAGATAAAGATACAAGATTCCCCATAACCCCAACTAACCTAGTTGTTAGCGCTTTAGCCACTAACTTATGGAGAAACACAAGAAGGGACATAGGCCTAAAATCTCCCATGTTCAACGAATAATCCACCTTAGGGGTTCGAGTCATAAAAAAGGATGTCAAAAGTATGAGGCAAGATGGAATTCTCAAATAATTAATCAAACATAACATACACCTCTTCCATGAGGAGGCGACAAAACTTCTTCTATAATTAAAATTAAACCCACGTGGACTCGGGATCTTATTGTCCTTCATCCCTGCCACATTTGCATCCATTTCCAAATGCACAAACCTCCGCGAAAGAACCTTAGCTTCTTTGGACAAGATACCAGGAAGACTAACTTTATCTAAAGTTTTCTTAATGGATGTCCTCTCGGAGAAATGGTCATTGAATAACCTAAAAATCCCGCCTAAAACCTCATCCGCGTTATCCAATCATTTATCTCCCACCCTCAAATCCTGAATAGAATTCAATCTCTTTCTCTGATTCACACACGCATGGAAATACCCTGAATCGACATCCCTTTCCTTAAGTCATGACAAACGAGAGTGTTGAAACAACATTGAGTCATTGCACTGTAGAAGCTCCCAAATCTCGTGAAAAAACTTTATCCGCTCAACCAACTCCTCAACTATTAAGTGGTCCACCTTCACCCTCACATTCCAACCATCAAGGTCCCTAACACACTTCTGAATCTTAAAAATCCAACAGTCCAAACACCTTTCTATTATAAACCTTTAGAGAAGCTTTAAGAGACTTCAACGTATCACAAAGTTTACACTCCATCCAACTCGACACGGTTGGTCTATTCCAAGAAACCAACAAAACATTCTCAATGTTAGCATGATCCAACCAGAAATTATTGAAACGATACACTTTAGGGCCTTAGATACGGGAATAATACTTAACAACCAAAGGACAATGATCGGGGACATCAAGGGGAATAACCTACATACTCCATATGCCCTAAAcctcttctcatccatcaaacAAGCACATGATCCAACCTACCGATAGCTTCCCCATTAGGATGAACCTAGATGAACTTCTACCTAGTAGAGGCATATCATTAAAATCCAAAGCCCTAATAAACATATCAAACTCAAAAAATTCCACCACCAACCCCCTCGGTGCAAGGTCAAAGGTCGCCCTTTTCTTTCTTGAGAACTCAGGGCTGAATTAAAACCCCATAGAACACTCCAACGTCTAAGTCAAAAAGTGAATGAGGAGTAAATGTGAGTTATGGTTCAGTGAATACCTCAAATTTTGTATGAGATGCCTTATACATGAGGGACAATTATGAATGTCCCTTGCTTCTCGGCGTGGAATGCAGGTGATAGTCCGATGATATCTAACTATAGGTAGCAGTCTATGGTGCGAATACTACGTGTGTCTTCATAATAGGGTTATGCAGTGTACCTTTAACACCTTGGTGCAATAATTTGGGCCTGGAGTGTTTTGGGCTTGATGACTTAACATTTCCCTTTTTAGTAAAAATAGATTGAAATTTAAAACATCTTTTTTTTGTTTAAATTTGGAAATATTGTATTTGAAAGTAAGTGGTTGCAAACCGaagaataaaataatttttaataataattttttaagtAATTACCATGTATTAATTACTCTGACCATTTCTGTTTCCATTGCAATTTCCAAAACCAATCTTACTAATTACTCACTCATCAttctttatttaaaaaaaatctttttttttggtaaaaaaatatatttaaaataaaatattttaaagtTTACCTATGATGGACATTTCAGTAAAAAAAATAATTAAGATGGACATTAAGTTATAATTCTCTATATATCGACAATATTTCAAATTTTACCCAAGATGGACATTTcagtaaaaataaaataaaaactttCAAGATGGAGAGTTATAATTTTCTCTATATATATAGACCATATGTTTCTGTTTTCTCAACAAAAGCCATTTTCATCGCATCATGAAGAGTCCAACGATCCAAAATTCCTATGTAATtttctttgtgtgcatagttttCATGTTGCTTATTTTTATCTaagaaaataaacattttttcTTGCTTTTGTAAATATACTTACTATATTTTTTGGTGCAGATTATTTGTCTGATCTCTGTAGCTGTGTTATTGGGATCACTAGCAGAATGCAGAATACAAAATTCTAAACTGGCGAGCTTTGATTACCCTGCCATCAATTGCAGAAAACACAGTGCAGTTTTAACAGATTTTGGTGCTGTTGGTGATGGCAAAACCTCTAACACAAAGGCTTTCAATTCAGCAATATCAAAACTTAGCCAATATTCAAATGATGGTGGTGCACAACTCATTGTTCCACCAGGTAAATGGTTAACCGGAAGCTTCAACCTCACTAGCCACTTCACTCTTTTTCTCCAAAAAGACGCTGTCATTCTTGCATCTCAGGTATGTATATACTTTTATATTCTTGCATCTCAAAATTTTATAGTCAATAAAAGAGTAACTTAATTTTCATGATATATATACACAGGATGAATCAGAATGGCCTGAACTTCCGGTATTACCGTCTTACGGAAGAGGAAGAGATGCGCCTGGTGGAAGGTTTAGCAGTCTCATTTTCGGAACTCACCTCACCGATGTTATAATAACCGGTAACCATTTTACTAAAGATTGTAAAGTTTATATTAAAATGATGAAGTGATTTTTGTATTTGACCTAATGGAACTTGTTCATAAGGTAACAATGGGACAATTGATGGACAAGGATCTTCTTGGTGGAAAAAGTTCAAGGCAGATCAAATGAAACTTACCAGGCCATACATGATTGAAATCTTGTATACTGATCAAATACAGATCTCAAATCTCACTTTGATAAACTCTCCATCTTGGTTTGTCCATCCAGTTTATAGCAGGTTTGATGAGACaccattttcattttttttcaaaacccTAATGCATTATATTATTTCACTATTCTTATCAATCTCTCTATTTCATCAGTAACATAATTATAAATGGACTTACCATTCTTGCACCAATAGACTCTCCAAACACAGATGGAATAAACCCAGGTAATGTATTTTTCTTCAATTATACGCATATATAATTTCACCAACTTTTGAAGCAAAGAGAGTATGAACAATAACACAATTTCACCTTGTTAATAGATTCATCGACAAACGTTAGGATCGAAGACAACTACATTGTATCTGGTGACGATTGTATTGCGATAAAAAGTGGATGGGATCAATATGGAATTAAAGTCGGAAAACCATCACAACAAATAATCATCAGAAGGTTAACATGTATATCACCAGATAGTGCTATGATTGCATTAGGGAGTGAAATGTCAGGTGGAATCCAAGATGTAAGAGCAGAAGACATAACTGCTATCTCAACACAATCAGCCGTTAGAATCAAAACCGCTGTTGGTAGAGGCGCATTTGTGAAGGACATTTTTGTTAAGGGAATGAATTTGGACACAATGAAATATGTGTTTTGGATGACAGGGTCTTATGGACAACACCCTGATGAGGGTTTTGATCCAAAAGCACTGCCCGAAATTACTGGAATAAATTATAGAGACATTACTGCTAAGAATGTGACATTTGCAGGTAAACTTGAAGGAATTTCTAATGACCCTTTTACTGGAATATGTCTCTCTAATGTGAGTATTGAGATGAGTGAGCAAAGGTCAAAGAAGAAACTTCCATGGAATTGTACTGATGTTGCCGGAGTTTCAAGCAATGTGACTCCTCAGCCTTGTGAATTGCTGCCAGAGAAAAATAAATTGGATTGTGCTTATCCAAGTGACAAATTGCCCATTGAAAATGTTCAGTTCAAGACTTGCTCCTTTTAGAGTAGTGTCTGCTGATGATAACTCTATTTTAACGTTGAATTTTAAAAAATCACGGTAGCTTTTCACGTTTACACAGAAGCTACCTTTTGGAGCTTCTAGAAATAGAAAATCACGGCAGAGTGGCATTTGACCGTGAGTTTGATTGGTGAAAAGCTAAACCAAATATGCTAATAGTGTTTTTGTTATGGAAGCTATGATTGTTTACTTTAGTAAGGATATGTCTACAAGTAAATGTTTTAAAACGAATGAAATAATATTTAGTCAGTTATAAAGTACTTTTTCGTCCTATACAACATTTAGATTTTATTACACAAATAAAAAATATGAGATACGTAACTGATATGGAGATACGTTATTCATTAAAAAAAAAATATGATACGTTTTAGATACATATATATAAAAACATTAAAATTAAACATCAGTTAAATGATTCTCTTAACAAAAATCAATTGTATTTGCAAAATTTGAAAATAATTAATAAATGAATTATGAGAAAAAGAAAAGCAATCAAGAGAAAAGTAATTAAAAGAAAAGTTTGATTTTGTAATAGAAGAAATGAAAGTGCCAAGGTAATTAAGTTTGAGAAAAGAAGCATTAAGAATAAGGATAAGGAAGACTTATTCATATTCTAGAAATATGAATAGTCATGAGATTAACTAGCCGTATCCGCAGTGCATCAGAGATGTGTCACCAATGTATCACGACATATCACCGTTGTATTggaattttttatttttttattattaaaattagAAAAAATCGAATACTCCTTTGATTGGTATAGGCGGCACTATAAGAGAAACGGTCTCCAACCACATGATCTAGTTAAGTGAAAATCACGTGGTAAAAAAAGGGAGTTGCGACGTAAATATCAAATGacaatatatttttattattaaaaaattgaCATTGTTGCATGCACATGGAAAAAATATTAGAAAAAAATGTTGCGACGTATTAATCACGtcaattttaaaaataaaattaaaaaacaaaaaaactcaGGCGTGTTCAGAGAAGCACATgggaaagaaaaaaaaaattaaccATCATGTTGTGACGTGGTAATCACATCGCAACcttaaaaattataataaattaaGTAAAATAAGTCAGACGTATAAGTTAACAGATCGGgggaaatttcaaaatttcaaattttAGTTGTGACCGTCGCAATTTgaaattcaaaataaataaataaattaaaggTGGGACGTTGATTTGATTGGGAGATGTTTGACTGACACATTTATTTGACCGTTGGGGAATTGCAATGTGAATTTCATTTCGCAAGGTTATAATATGAAATTCACTAAATTGAcaatataaatttcatttttctctctctctctcccatAATCAATTTCATCCTTCTTCCTATCAATTCATTTCATATTCTTCATTTCCTCTCTCAATTCATTTCATCAACATATTTCCTCTCTCAATTTCTCAAAATGtattttaataataatttaattttttcGATTTTTATGTGTTAAATATTGTGTTGATTTTTTAATTGTATAACTAACTTtgttaatttttttcttcaagATTCATCAACATATATCACAATTCAAGCATCAAGATACAAgattttaatttttgtttatcTTGGTTGAGGTATTTCAGATTTTTTTTTCAGATTTAAATATATATATTGGGTTGTTGGTTGTTGTTCTTATAAATTCTTTTAT is a window of Lathyrus oleraceus cultivar Zhongwan6 chromosome 6, CAAS_Psat_ZW6_1.0, whole genome shotgun sequence DNA encoding:
- the LOC127096167 gene encoding probable polygalacturonase, which codes for LVQIICLISVAVLLGSLAECRIQNSKLASFDYPAINCRKHSAVLTDFGAVGDGKTSNTKAFNSAISKLSQYSNDGGAQLIVPPGKWLTGSFNLTSHFTLFLQKDAVILASQDESEWPELPVLPSYGRGRDAPGGRFSSLIFGTHLTDVIITGNNGTIDGQGSSWWKKFKADQMKLTRPYMIEILYTDQIQISNLTLINSPSWFVHPVYSSNIIINGLTILAPIDSPNTDGINPDSSTNVRIEDNYIVSGDDCIAIKSGWDQYGIKVGKPSQQIIIRRLTCISPDSAMIALGSEMSGGIQDVRAEDITAISTQSAVRIKTAVGRGAFVKDIFVKGMNLDTMKYVFWMTGSYGQHPDEGFDPKALPEITGINYRDITAKNVTFAGKLEGISNDPFTGICLSNVSIEMSEQRSKKKLPWNCTDVAGVSSNVTPQPCELLPEKNKLDCAYPSDKLPIENVQFKTCSF